Proteins encoded within one genomic window of Fusarium musae strain F31 chromosome 4, whole genome shotgun sequence:
- the CBS2_1 gene encoding Cytochrome B translational activator protein cbs2, translated as MSLAGVRGTSRVLRNIARPAAVFATCTRAASSIALEDQQQALSAHLSKADPAVFDIIEKEKDRQKHFINLIPSENFTSQAVLDALGSVMQSELQEPRIERRQTLRLTYAVDKYSEGYPGARYYGGNEFIDQAERLCQQRALESFGLDPKLWGVNVQALSGAPANLYVYSALLNTHDRLMGLDLPHGGHLSHGYQTPTKKISAISKYFETLPYRLDETTGYIDYNKLEEMASIYRPKIIVAGASAYSRLIDYQRMREVCDKISAYLLADIAHISGLVAAKVIPGPFAYADIVTTTSHKSLRGPRGALIFYRKGVRRQNPKTKEDILYDLEGPINSSVFPGHQGGPHNHTITALAVALKQAQTPEFQAYQSQVLKNARAFAKRLSEPKGKGGLGYKLVSGGTDNHLVLADLKPQGIDGGRVERVLELVGVAANKNTVPGDRSALVPGGLRMGTPAMTTRGFNEDDFVRVADVVDRAVTITSRIDKAARKAAEEKGEKSPGKIKVFLDHLGDGETESEIVQLRSEVEDWVGTYPLPWSSSE; from the exons ATGTCTCTCGCTGGCGTGAGAGGCACCTCGCGTGTCCTGCGTAACATCGCAAGGCCAGCTGCTGTATTCGCGACATGTACTCGTGCCGCATCTTCCATAGCTCTGGAGGACCAGCAGCAG GCCCTCTCAGCCCATCTGAGCAAAGCTGACCCCGCTGTCTTCGACATCATTGAGAAG GAGAAAGACCGCCAGAAGCATTTCATCAATCTGATTCCCTCCGAGAACTTTACCTCCCAGGCTGTACTCGATGCTCTTGGTAGCGTGATGCAGAGTGAGCTTCAGGAGCCAAGGATCGAACGACGACAGACCTTGAGACTGACGTATGCTGTAGATAAATACTCGGAGGGATACCCAGGGGCCCGTTACTACGGTGGGAATGAATTCATCGACCAGGCCGAAAGGCTTTGTCAACAGCGTGCCCTTGAATCGTTCGGACTTGACCCAAAGTTATGGGGTGTCAATGTTCAAG CTCTCTCTGGCGCTCCAGCGAACCTCTATGTCTACTCTGCCTTGCTAAACACCCATGATCGGTTAATGGGTCTCGATCTACCACATGGCGGCCATCTATCTCATGGTTACCAAACACCCACAAAGAAGATTTCAGCGATATCAAAGTACTTCGAAACTTTGCCGTACCGACTGGACGAGACTACAGGATATATCGACTACAACaagttggaggagatggcaaGCATATATAGGCCAAAGATTATTGTTGCTGGTGCGAGTGCTTATAGCCGGCTAATCGACTATCAGCGCATGCGGGAGGTCTGCGACAAGATCAGCGCCTACCTACTAGCCGACATCGCGCATATTTCTGGCCTTGTTGCAGCAAAGGTCATTCCTGGTCCCTTCGCCTACGCCGATATCGTAACCACAACAAGCCACAAGAGCCTAAGGGGTCCCCGAGGTGCTCTGATCTTTTATAGGAAAGGCGTACGGAGACAAAATCCCAAGACGAAGGAAGATATTCTTTATGATCTCGAAGGTCCTATCAACAGCTCCGTGTTTCCCGGTCACCAAGGAGGTCCGCATAACCACACCATCACCGCTCTTGCTGTAGCTCTTAAGCAAGCCCAGACTCCAGAATTTCAAGCATATCAGTCCCAGGTTCTGAAAAACGCCAGGGCTTTCGCAAAGCGGCTGAGCGAGCCCAAGGGCAAAGGCGGCTTGGGATACAAGCTTGTCAGCGGAGGCACAGACAACCACCTGGTCCTGGCTGATCTCAAACCCCAGGGCATTGATGGTGGTCGAGTTGAGCGCGTCTTGGAGTTGGTAGGTGTGGCAGCCAACAAAAACACGGTCCCAGGGGATCGTTCTGCTTTGGTCCCTGGTGGCCTTCGCATGGGTACTCCTGCCATGACTACCCGTGGCTTTAACGAGGATGATTTCGTTCGTGTTGCTGACGTTGTGGATCGTGCCGTCACCATCACTTCTCGCATCGACAAAGCTGCTAGAAAAGCAGCAGAGGAGAAAGGTGAAAAGAGCCCTGGCAAGATAAAGGTTTTCCTAGATCACCTCGGTGATGGTGAGACGGAATCCGAAATTGTCCAACTACgaagtgaggttgaggattgGGTTGGCACATATCCTCTTCCATGGAGCAGCTCGGAATAA
- the RPL19A gene encoding 60S ribosomal protein L19A (EggNog:ENOG41), which translates to MKIWSRMRKESRGYWWLTDDFFLNYRVNLRTQKRLASAVIGCGKRKIWLDPNEQSEISNANSRQTIRKLISDGLIIRKPVTQHSRSRARELNLARREGRHRGYGKRKGTADARMPSQVLWMRRLRVLRRLLVKYRASGKIDKHLYHELYHSSKGNAFKHKRALVEHIHRAKAEKARETALQEEMDAKRAKNKAARERKQERAVAKRNALLAEE; encoded by the exons ATGAAGATTTGGTCACGCATGCGAAAGGAGTCCAG AGGGTACTGGTGGCTAACTGATGATTTCTTCCTCAACTACAGGGTCAATTTGCGAACTCAGAAGCGCCTGGCCTCAGCGGTCATCGGCTGTGGCAAGCGCAAGATCTGGCTCGACCCCAACGAGCAGAGCGAGATCTCCAATGCCAACTCTCGCCAGACCATCCGAAAGCTCATCTCCGATGGCCTCATCATCCGAAAGCCCGTTACCCAGCACTCACGATCGCGCGCTCGCGAGCTGAACCTCGCCCGACGAGAGGGCCGACACCGTGGCTATGGTAAGCGTAAGGGTACCGCCGATGCCCGTATGCCTAGCCAGGTCCTCTGGATGCGCCGCCTCCGAGTCCTCCGCCGTCTCTTGGTCAAGTACCGTGCCAGCGGCAAGATCGATAAGCACCTTTACCACGAGCTGTACCACAGCAGCAAGGGTAACGCTTTCAAGCACAAGCGTGCCCTCGTTGAGCAC ATTCACCGTGCTAAGGCTGAAAAGGCCCGTGAGACCGCCCttcaggaggagatggatgcCAAGCGTGCGAAGAACAAGGCTGCCCGCGAGCGCAAGCAGGAGCGTGCGGTGGCGAAGCGAAATGCTCTCCTTGCCGAGGAGTAA
- a CDS encoding hypothetical protein (EggNog:ENOG41) has translation MAGAKKKKKPAANPARGFATTSVASKPRPEVAESESKPVTIKGLSAPPSTQKDAPPSSSATTGDTTTNAATQETALSPEEFEKQLEESELQLLVEKHAAKTKKDAQRQRNRLDTDRRLLRGQADSINSFKWLPPDLMDHILDLVQAENRFAASSLSSSENAGAGKVPPEEDMIIRLWTLQQTLIAAEFPTDRVTAAIRYILDIAPNVASTNRDSIWGLEEALDWLARECKIGELPSYEPRSKPIPKSTGDTPQDSPMPSRSSTPRQTDPRNGRRNKPAGSNARSVKGSAPSKKLVVACDSDIEADELVPKYLETKAKLLEHERGKDRPDSSKTPESDEELTVAKLEAKIRKIESDVLFDKYEAEQRWRAQRIDLERRLAAEKQEYQAQAEVIPARADEDSHEQVENDDINDEAERVAAEVLAEGQDEDEDDIGVLFASLPQNEFDASTGENRTIVNSADGNRITIRDFGKWTGVSPRRALEEACRSR, from the exons ATGGCGGGtgcgaaaaagaaaaagaagcccGCTGCTAACCCAGCTCGAGGATTCGCAACCACGTCGGTTGCTTCCAAGCCCAGACCTGAGGTTGCTGAGTCTGAATCGAAGCCTGTGACTATCAAAGGCCTAAGtgcccctccatcaaccCAGAAGGATGCccctccatcctcatccgcGACAACTGGCGATACGACCACCAATGCTGCAACCCAGGAGACGGCCCTTAGCCCCGAAGAGTTCGAGAAGCAGCTAGAAGAATCTGAACTACAACTGCTCGTGGAGAAACATGCAGCAAAAACAAAGAAAGATGCTCAACGGCAACGGAATCGTCTCGATACTGACCGTCGACTCCTTCGTGGCCAGGCCGATTCTATCAATAGTTTCAAATGGTTACCCCCAGACTTGATGGATCACATACTCGACCTCGTGCAAGCAGAAAATCGATTTGCCGCTTCTAGCCTGTCCTCCTCAGAGAATGCTGGTGCTGGGAAGGTGCCTCctgaagaagacatgatCATCCGCCTCTGGACGTTACAACAGACCCTGATCGCAGCAGAATTCCCCACGGACAGAGTGACGGCTGCGATACGATATATCCTCGATATAGCACCTAATGTCGCATCGACAAATCGAGATTCTATCTGGGGTCTAGAAGAGGCCCTTGACTGGCTAGCCAGAGAATGCAAGATTGGAGAACTGCCGAGTTACGAACCTAGATCGAAACCGATCCCCAAAAGCACCGGTG ATACCCCCCAGGACAGTCCAATGCCGAGCCGCTCGAGTACTCCTCGTCAAACTGATCCTCGGAACGGCCGTAGAAACAAGCCGGCTGGGAGCAACGCTCGATCAGTCAAGGGTTCCGCACCCAGTAAAAAACTGGTGGTGGCTTGTGACAGCGACATagaagctgatgagcttgttccAAAATACCTAGAGACTAAGGCCAAATTGCTAGAGCACGAGCGTGGAAAGGACCGGCCAGATAGCTCAAAGACTCCAGAATCGGACGAAGAACTTACTGTTGCCAAGCTCGAAGCTAAGATTCGGAAGATCGAAAGCGATGTTCTTTTCGACAAGTATGAAGCCGAACAACGGTGGAGAGCCCAGAGAATTGACCTCGAAAGGCGACTGGCTGCCGAGAAGCAAGAATACCAAGCTCAGGCCGAGGTGATACCAGCCAGAGCGGATGAAGATTCTCATGAGCAAGTGGAGAATGATGACATTAACGATGAAGCTGAGCGTGTCGCCGCCGAAGTCTTAGCCGAGGggcaagatgaggatgaagatgatatcGGCGTATTATTTGCATCTCTGCCACAAAATGAGTTTGACGCAAGCACGGGCGAAAACCGCACCATTGTAAACTCAGCCGATGGAAATCGAATTACAATCCGCGATTTTGGGAAGTGGACAGGCGTTAGTCCTCGAAGGGCACTCGAGGAAGCATGTCGTTCGAGGTAA
- a CDS encoding hypothetical protein (EggNog:ENOG41), which translates to MANPVGEENWLAYLEEIVRNASDLEQRVNAVEHYKLAAVSEPGSLRIWLAYCNYFWSLWEATQSPTGHGWSDEERMLGRELFSFGGALDLWQQGYEAIRYRLGDSHLLWDRWISLEMELLAKTRTPEGIKRITHLYRDRLLTPHLTWDETSQNFSTFLSEYNRTAWEESMKDVTTNAQETKRLIAARDPYESALKKAVDANDVEAQKTAFTTYLQWEMLQSKRSNDNPEIGIDLCRGLYARALTGALATDQNAWYEYIVFLSSSNTDLQAPSSLLDVLRRAVQHCPWSGLLWNRYIMCAEEAKRPFAEVEAIKHSATSEDQLLKDGMEGMIEMYVAWCGFLKRNAMDASASDEAVDVADVGLIAALEDVSVVGKRLYDKDFQGDPKFRLERIYIQYLTEKKGAVDEARAQWNKLAALQIHADNHDFWFRYYMWEMLIFSSAGAQDNRSPTPSSGGGTYRIPTLATAVLTRAVARRTIDWPEKVLDVYMQHCNDYEMPLPLRKAADRVHKTGKEVKKRREREEQEKAAAYASYYTAPETLEKGQGSTSPGGSKRKRDSEVDTTDEPENNNKRQRNEPNGVVSEQALATQHGQPLKRDRENSTILVSNLPADVDKTKLRQYFKEYGHINNITALVRDEKTDSSTALIEFKSSEEAQSALLRDSKYFGQSQLAVKLGNDLTVYVANYPPAADQKYIRDLFKDCGEILSIRLPSLKVDTRRRFCYVSFRDQEASAKAVKKDGMILEGGLKLLAKYSDPGHKKAREGALAEGREIHISNLDRTATEADLREVFSKYGNVTRVNLPRNLVGKTKGFAFIDFATKEEAEKAVAEMNNTKFKSQILEVCLSKESKIKRAATTVVADTARSSPAPLSHDAEGDEAMADAPDEAQSKPTAADISAKTVALMGLPDTVNDARIRALVEPLGAIVKLTVFPGNGGAKIEFVDAATAGKASLQLDSMDFEGHKLRTGTVDELRQAKAERTQDRIVYGRRDRDKDKVQEQKTKAAGSSSTTLMPPPTAIRRPVLGKPGPRRGLGFKPSASKPAQNGDSDTSSKKSNADFKAMFLASGQDTKVGDEGDKPGSEP; encoded by the coding sequence ATGGCCAACCCAGTAGGCGAAGAGAACTGGCTTGCCTATCTCGAAGAGATCGTCCGCAACGCCTCCGACCTCGAGCAGCGAGTCAATGCCGTCGAACATTACAAGCTGGCTGCAGTCTCTGAGCCTGGCAGCTTGCGCATCTGGCTTGCTTACTGCAACTACTTCTGGTCCTTGTGGGAAGCTACTCAGAGCCCTACCGGCCATGGCTGGTCTGATGAGGAGCGCATGCTCGGCCGAGAGCTCTTTTCCTTCGGCGGCGCTCTCGATTTGTGGCAGCAAGGCTACGAGGCTATTCGCTACCGCCTAGGGGATAGTCATCTTCTCTGGGATCGCTGGATCTCCTTGGAGATGGAATTGCTGGCAAAGACGAGAACCCCCGAAGGCATAAAACGCATCACACATCTTTACCGTGACCGCCTGCTTACACCTCACCTTACCTGGGACGAAACATCCCAGAACTTCTCTACCTTCCTATCAGAGTACAACCGCACTGCATGGGAGGAATCCATGAAGGATGTTACCACCAACGCTCAGGAGACCAAACGACTGATCGCTGCCCGAGACCCTTACGAATCTGCTTTGAAGAAAGCTGTGGACGCGAACGATGTCGAAGCCCAGAAAACTGCCTTCACTACGTATCTTCAGTGGGAAATGCTTCAGAGTAAGCGCAGCAACGACAATCCCGAAATTGGTATTGATCTTTGCCGTGGCCTCTACGCACGTGCTCTCACTGGTGCTCTTGCTACAGACCAAAATGCCTGGTACGAGTACATCGTATTTCTATCCTCATCCAACACCGATCTCCAAGCGCCGAGCAGTCTACTCGACGTGCTCCGTAGAGCTGTTCAGCACTGCCCATGGTCCGGCCTCCTCTGGAATAGATACATCATGTGTGCCGAAGAAGCTAAGCGCCCATTCGCTGAggttgaagccatcaaaCATTCTGCAACTAGTGAGGATCAGCTACTCAAAGATGGCATGGAGGGAATGATCGAAATGTATGTGGCTTGGTGTGGGTTCTTGAAACGCAATGCCATGGATGCTAGTGCCTCCGACgaggctgttgatgttgccGATGTAGGTCTTATCGCGGCTCTGGAGGACGTTTCAGTTGTTGGAAAGCGACTCTATGATAAGGACTTCCAGGGTGACCCCAAGTTTCGACTTGAGCGCATTTACATTCAGTATCTCACAGAAAAGAAGGGTGCCGTGGACGAAGCCAGGGCCCAGTGGAACAAACTGGCAGCCCTGCAGATCCATGCAGATAACCACGACTTTTGGTTCAGGTATTATATGTGGGAGATgctcatcttctcatcagccgGTGCTCAAGACAACAGAAGCCCTACGCCCTCGTCTGGCGGTGGCACTTATCGAATACCGACTCTGGCTACTGCCGTTCTTACCCGTGCTGTTGCTCGGAGAACTATTGACTGGCCAGAGAAAGTTCTGGATGTGTATATGCAGCATTGTAACGACTACGAAATGCCACTGCCTCTGCGAAAGGCAGCGGACCGGGTTCACAAGACCGGGAAAGAAGTTAAAAAACGCAGGGAACGGGAGGAACAAGAGAAGGCTGCGGCTTATGCCTCGTACTACACTGCCCCTGAAACCCTGGAGAAGGGCCAGGGGTCTACATCACCAGGTGGTTCCAAAAGGAAAAGGGATTCTGAAGTTGACACCACAGATGAACCtgaaaacaacaacaagcgaCAAAGGAATGAGCCCAACGGGGTGGTGTCTGAGCAAGCTCTGGCAACCCAACACGGCCAGCCCCtgaagagagacagagagaatTCGACCATCCTGGTCTCCAATCTACCAGCAGATGTTGATAAAACCAAGCTTCGACAATATTTCAAAGAGTATGgccacatcaacaacataACGGCTTTGGTTCGCGATGAGAAGACCGATTCCTCGACAGCGCTCATCGAATTCAAGTCctctgaagaagctcaatcCGCCTTGTTGAGAGACAGCAAATACTTCGGCCAGTCACAACTTGCCGTAAAGCTAGGGAACGACTTGACCGTTTACGTTGCAAATTATCCTCCTGCTGCTGATCAAAAGTATATCCGCGACCTTTTCAAAGATTGCGGCGAGATCTTGAGCATCAGATTGCCTAGCCTCAAGGTCGATACCCGACGCCGGTTTTGCTATGTCTCGTTCCGAGACCAGGAGGCATCAGCGAAAGCTGTGAAGAAAGACGGCATGATTCTTGAAGGAGGCTTGAAACTTCTCGCTAAATATTCCGACCCCGGTCACAAGAAGGCTCGTGAAGGTGCCCTTGCAGAAGGCAGAGAGATACATATTAGCAATTTGGATCGAACGGCGACCGAGGCGGATTTGAGAGAAGTCTTTTCCAAGTATGGCAACGTCACGCGAGTCAATCTTCCTCGAAACCTGGTGGGTAAGACTAAAGGATTTGCTTTCATTGATTTTGCGACCAaagaggaggctgagaaggccgTGGCGGAAATGAACAATACCAAGTTCAAGAGCCAGATCCTAGAAGTTTGTCTTTCCAAAGAGTCAAAGATCAAACGGGCTGCAACAACCGTTGTTGCGGATACCGCCAGAAGCTCTCCTGCGCCTTTATCGCACGATGCTGAGGGTGACGAAGCAATGGCAGACGCACCTGATGAAGCTCAGTCCAAACCCACCGCAGCAGACATCTCAGCAAAGACGGTCGCTCTTATGGGCCTACCTGATACTGTGAACGATGCACGAATCCGAGCACTCGTCGAGCCTTTGGGTGCTATCGTGAAGCTAACTGTGTTCCCCGGTAATGGTGGCGCCAAAATTGAGTTTGTCGATGCAGCTACCGCAGGCAAGGCGAGTTTACAGCTCGATAGCATGGACTTTGAGGGTCACAAGCTTCGAACGGGTACAGTGGATGAACTTCGGCAAGCCAAGGCAGAACGTACCCAGGACCGTATTGTCTACGGGAGAAGGGACagggacaaggacaaggttcAAGAACAGAAAACCAAGGCTGCAGGTAGCTCGTCAACCACTCTCATGCCACCGCCAACTGCAATCCGGCGACCAGTGCTCGGGAAACCTGGCCCTCGCCGTGGCCTTGGTTTCAAGCCCAGCGCATCCAAGCCGGCTCAGAACGGCGATTCTGATACCTCgtcaaagaagagcaacgCCGACTTCAAGGCGATGTTTCTCGCCAGTGGTCAAGATACGAAGGTTGGAGACGAAGGAGACAAGCCTGGGTCTGAACCATAA